GAGCCTGTCAGCAAAACCGCTGTCATCCCGGCCACGACAAATCGTGGCAGCGCACGCGGTGCCTTCAAAACCAACATCAACTCCTCCTCCAAAATGCTCCAAAGAAGATTGGCAAATTATTGCCGATCACGTCCAGTCACAAGGCTGCGAGACGGAAATCCCCCGGAAACAGTTTTTTTTAAGAAATTTGATGCAATCTGAGCGCATGACAAGACCGCGCACCCCCAAATACCGCACTGCCCAGTTGGCGGATTTCTGCCCATCCGCTCACTTGGCCACGAATGCGCGTTCAGAAAGCCTTGGTGACGTGAAGTATTTGTGGCAAGTCATTGCCCGACCAACTTATAAACGGGCTGCGCGGCGACAGGCGCCCAACCCGGATAAAGACCCGAGGACAGTCATCATGGCCCCAATCATTGGCACAACCACGACCCGTCGCGCATTGTTGGGCGCGTTCGCGGCCACGGTTGTTGCGGCGGCACCTCAATTCCCCGGGGTGACAGCCTATGCGCGCGGGGCGGGCGATATCCGCAAGTTGAACTTCTATTCTGGCCGCACCGGCGAGAAGATCAACATCATCTATTGCATCGACGGGGAGTATATTCCCGAATCCCTTGCAGAGATTAATCACTTCTTCCGCGACTGGCGCAACAACAAGGTCCACACGATTGACGCGCGCACAGTTGATATTCTGGCCGCCGCGCATAACCTGCTGCGCGTGGACGAACCCTATATGCTTCTGTCCGGCTACCGCTCGCCCGAAACCAATGCAATGTTGCGCGCGCGATCAAGTGGCGTGGCGCGAAATTCGCTGCACTTGAAGGGTCAGGCCGCCGATGTGCGGCTTCAGTCACGCTCTGTCAGTGAAATCGCCCGCGCTGCCGTGGCGTGCAAGGCTGGCGGCGTCGGTCGTTATTCCGGGTCCAACTTCGTGCATATGGATTGCGGCGTGGTGCGCACTTGGGGCCGCTAAGACGGGTCCAACTTCGCATTCGCGATTGATTCACAACGCATTTTCGCCGCATTCTGTTGCTAGGACAGAAACAGTCAGGCATGGAAGCACGACGCGCGGCAAACTTGCCGCCCATTAGTATAGCGTAATAGGCAGGTTGAACCGGGGTGACGTCGCGCAATGCTGGATTTCGTCAATGTCAGCAAATCCTTCTGGACCGGGACGCAGCGCAAGGTCATCCTGGAACAAGCAAGTTTCTCTATTCGGCGCGGCATGAATCTTGGGATTCTGGCCAAGAATGGCTCTGGCAAAACCACGGTCATCAACATGATGGCCGGGCTGGAGCGGCCAGATGACGGCGCGATCCACCGAAATTGTTCTGTGTCCTTTCCGCTTGGGTTCATGGGCGGGCTGGTCACCAAACATAGCGGCACGGAAAATGTTCGCTATATCGCGGCCATCTACGGGCTGGATGCCGATTATGTCGAAGCTTTTTGCCGCTGGCTGTGCGATATTGGCGAATATTTCGACATGCCCATCGGCACCTATAGCAGCGGGATGCGCGCGCGCCTGTCGCTGGCGCTGATGCTGGCAATGAATTTCGACCTGTATCTGATCGACGAAGGGATGCCGACAACCACCGATGTTGCGTTCAACAAGCGGGCCGGGGCGGTCATGCGCGAACGCTTTGAACGCTCGACTCTGGTGATCGTGTCGCACCAGCAAGAAATTTTGCAGAAATTCTGCAACACGGCTGCCGTCCTGCTCGATGGCAAGCTATATTTTTTCGATACGCTGGAAGAGGCGAAAGAGCTTTATGACTACGCCGGTTAAATCCAAACGCTTTCGGCTACGCCACGGCGCTGGTGCGCCTTCGCAACCGTCGCAGGCGGACACGACCGCGCCTGCCCCGGTCAAAGACCAGTCCCCAGCCAAGGCAGCGCCCTCATCCGCCGACACCACTGTCAAGCCGCGTATCGTTTTGCAAAAGCGCGCGCGCCTTTCGACCGAAGCGCAGACAGCGCCGGTCAATGCCGACAGGCCACCGACCAGCACGCCCCCCGCGGTGCAACCCAGCGATGGCCAAAAGCCTGAGTCGGATCTGGACATCATCCGCCAAGAAGGTCTGACCGCACGCCAGTTGCGTATGGCAATGCGTGTCGCGCAGAAGCATGGCATCCGCGCGGGTTCTGCCTATGAGGCGGTTCTGGCGCTGCGCAAAATCGGGGTCGACCCGTTTTCGCGTGCGACCATGCTGGAACTGGTGCGCAACGACACTGCCGAGGATACCAGCCGCGCACTGACCACCGCGCCGCAAACCTCCCCGGCCATTGGCGATGAAACGCTGTCTTCTGCACAAGAGCGGATGGCGCGCATTGCCGCCGAACGCGAACGCGAATTGCAGAAGATGCAGCGCGAAATCGTCAAACGCCGCCGCAAACGGCTGTTGCTTTTGGGCGCGCGGCTGTTGGCCTTTGTCACCTTCCCAACCTTTCTGGCGACCTATTATTTCTACATGATCGCCACGCCCATGTATGCGACCGAATCCGAATTCGTGATCCAGCAGGCAGATTCCGGCCCCTCCATGGCCAGTGATCTTGGGTCCATGCTGCCCTCTGCCGCCGGTATGGGCATCGGGGGCCAGCAAGAGGCCGCCTCGGTTCAAAGCTTTCTGCAATCGCGCGGTGCCATGCTGCGCCTGAACGAGGAAGAGGGGTTTCGCGCCCATTTCAGCCAGCCCGATCTGGATATCTGGCGCAGGCTGCCTGCCGATGCCTCGAATGATGATGCGTTCAAGACCTATGGCCGGCATGTGCGCATCAGTTACGATCCCACCGAAGGCGTGGTCCGCATGGAGGTGATCGCCGCCACGCCCGAAGACAGCGAACGCTTTGCCCGCGCGCTGCTGACCTATGCCGAAGAACATGTCGACATGATGACCCAGCGCCTGCGCGACAGCCAGATGCGCGAAGCCCGCCAAAGCCTGGAAGAAGCACAGGCCGCGCTGATCGCGGCGCGTCAGGATATCGTTGCGCTTCAGGAAAAATCCTCTGTTCTGTCGGGCGATGTCGAAGTGCAGCTGATCTCGCAGCAGATCGTGGCGCTGGAAACCGAATTGACGCAGACACAGCTGAGCATTCAGGAAATGCGCAGCAATGCCCGGCCTAACCCGGCGCGATTGCGCCCGCTGGAACGCCGGGCCGAAGCCTTGCGACAGCAGATCAACGGGCTGCGCAATTCCATGACCCAAGGCACTGGGGAAGATGCGTCGCTGGCCAGCATCCAAAGCCAGCTTATCACGGCCGAAGCCGAAGTGCAGACCCGAGAGATGATGCGCGCACAAGCGATGCAACAACTCGAATCCGCCCGGATGGAGGTCAGCCGCCAAGTGCGCTATCTGGCGTTGACGGTCGAACCCATCGCCTCGGACGAAGCCGTTTATCCGCGCAAGCTGGCCAATTCCTCGCTGGCCTTCCTGCTTTTTGCGGGCATCTATCTCTTTGCTTCCATGACCGGGTCTGTGCTGCGCGAACAGGTTTCTGGTTAGGGCTGCTGGGGCACGGCTTAGACCGCCTGCCCCGCCGCCCAACCAGAGGACCACGCCCATTGAAAATTATAGCCGCCCAGCCAGCCGGTGACATCCACCACCTCGCCAATAAAGTGCAGGCCCGGCACCTTGCGCGCTTCCATGCTGCGCGCGTCCAGATCGCGCGTGTCGACGCCGCCAAGCGTTACCTCTGCGGTGCGGTAGCCTTCGCTGCCCACGGGGCGGATGCGCCAGTCCTGCGCTTCGGTGGCCAGCCGGTCCAAGGCCCGTCCGGTCTGGTCGGCCAGCCGCCCCGAAACCCCGGCCCGCGCCACGACCGCGCGCGCCAACCGTTCGGGCAGATGGCGGGCCAGCGCGGTCTGAACCTCGACCCGCCCGGCTTGGGCTTTCTGCTCGCTCAGCGCGGCAGCAAGCGCGCCTCCCGGTGCCAGATCGACCGAAATCTCGTCGCCTTCGCGCCAATAGCTGGAAATCTGCAAGATCGACGGGCCGGACAGACCGCGATGGGTGAACAACAACCCTTCCTCGAAGGCGGTTTTGTCATGCCGCACCACGGCGGGCACTGATAGCCCCGCCAGCGCGCGCGTCTCCTCCAGCATCTCACCCGAGAAGGTCAAGGGCACCAATCCCGGTCGCGTCTCGACCAGCCCCAGCCCGAATTGCCGCGCCAGCGCGTAGCCAAAGCCGGTCGCCCCCATCTTGGGAATGGATTTGCCACCGGTCGCCACCACCAGCCGCGGCGCGGTGAACATGCCTGCGCTGCTGGCCACCTGAAAACCCTTCGCTTGCGTTACCGCGCCAATCTCAGCCCCCAGTACCAGTGTCACGCCCGCGGCCTCCATATCGCTGCGCAGCATGGCGATGATCTCGCGCGCAGAGCCGTCACAAAACAACTGGCCCAGCGTTTTTTCGTGCCACGCGATCCCGGCCTGCGACACCCGGTCAATGAAATCCCATTGCGTGTAGCGTTTCAGCGCAGAGAGGGCAAAGCGCGGATTGTCCGACAAGAACCGCTCGGGCGCGATATGCAGATTGGTGAAATTGCACCGCCCACCGCCGGAAATCCGGATCTTCTCTCCCGGTGCCTTGGCGTGATCCAAAAGCACCACCCGCCGCCCGCGCCGCCCGGCCTCGATCGCGCAGAACATACCGGCCGCCCCGGCCCCAAGAATGATAACGTCGAACGCGCTCATCCTTTCATCCTTGCAAAAATATCCACGACACCGCCTTCTGCCGCCCCGCGCCGCCATCGGCATAGGGCGCCGCGCGGAACGGGCACGCGCGGCCAGCGCGCCCCTGCCCTTGCAGGGGCCGGTGGCTGCGCGTCCCCCCTGATCGGTCAGGCATTGTCGGCATCTGCGCGCTGGCGCGCCCACATCGCGGCATAGCGTCCGCCCTTGGCCAGAAGCGCCTCATGCGTGCCCTCTTCCACGATCTGCCCGGCTTCCAGCACCACGATCCGGTCAGCCTCGACCACAGTCGACAGCCTGTGGGCGATCATCAGCACTGTGCGCCCTTGTCCCGCGCGGCGCAAACTGTCTTGAATGTCCTGCTCGGTCTGCGTGTCCAAGGCGCTTGTGGCCTCGTCCAGAAGCAGGATCGCCGGGTCTTTCAGCAGCGTGCGGGCAATGCCCACGCGTTGTTTTTCCCCGCCCGACAATTTCAGCCCGCGCTCGCCCACCTGCGTGTCATAGCCTTCGGGCAGCGACAGGATGAAATCATGAATGCGCGCGGCCTTGGCGGCCGCTTCCACATCGGCGCGGCTGGCCCCTTCGCGCCCATAGGCGATGTTATAGGCAATGGTGTCATTGAACAGAACCGTGTCTTGCGGCACCACCCCGATGGCCGCGTGCAGGCTGTCTTGTGTCACGTCGCGCAGGTCTTGGCCGTCTATGCGCAACGCGCCGCCCGTCACATCATAGAACCGGAACAACAGCCGCCCGATGGTCGATTTGCCAGAACCGGACGGGCCGACAATGGCCACGCTTTGCCCCGGTGGCACACGCAGGCTGACGCCATGCAGGATGGGCCGCGCGGGGTCATAGCCAAAGCGCACATTGTCCAGCACCACCTCTGCGCCTTGCACCTTCAGGGGCTGCGCACCGGGTTTGTCGCGCACATCGGTGGGTTGGTCCAGCAGGTCGAACATATCGCCCATATCCACCAACGCCTGACGGATCTCGCGATACACCGTGCCCAGAAAATTCAGCGGCAAAGTGATCTGGATCATGAACGCATTGACCATCACGAAATCGCCCACTGTCAGATCGCCCGATTGCACGCCGATGGCCGCCAGCACCATGACAACGACCAGCCCGCTCGTAATCAGCAGCGCCTGCCCGAAATTCAAAAATGCCAGCGAGTAGTTGGTCTGGACGGCGGCAACCTCGTATTTCTGCATGGCTGCGTCATAGCGCCGGGCTTCCATGGCTTCGGCGTTGAAATACTTGACGGTTTCGAAATTCAGCAGGCTGTCGATGGCTTTCTGGTTGGCGTCGGTATCTTGGTCATTCATCTCGCGGCGCTGTTTGACGCGCCATTCCGTGACCTTGAAGGTAAACCACACATACAGTGCGATTGTGACCGCGACGGCTAGAAGATAGCGCCAATCGAATTGCCAGATGAAGATTGCCATAATCATCAGCAATTGCAGGATGAGCGGAAAGATCGAAAACAGCATGAAGCGCAGCAGGAAATCCACGCCCTTCACGCCACGCTCGATGATCCGGCTTAGCCCGCCGGTCTTGCGAGAGATGTGATAGCGCAAGGACAGGCGGTGAATATGGCCGAAGGTTTCCAGCGCCAATTGCCGCAAAGCGCGCTGCCCCACGCGGGTAAACAGCACGTTGCGCAATTCCTGAAAGCCGATCTCCATCAGGCGCGCCACACCATAGGCGACCGTCAGGCCAATTGCGCCCACCGCCAGCAACCAGCCCGTGCCATCACCGCCGAGCGCATCGACCGCGGCCTTGTAGAAAAACGGCGTGCTGACCGCGACAAGCTTGGCCAACACCAGCATGGCCAGCGCGGCCACGACCCGGTATTTCACCCAATCCTGCCCCTCGGGCCACAGATAGGGCAATACCCGGCGAATGGTGCGCCAACCGCTGGCGCGTTCGCGCGCAGCCTCGCTCGCAGAGGGGGTGGGAATTGTCCCTTGCGCGTCAAGGCTGGTGTCTGGGCTGGTCATGTTCGGGCTTTCCGACTGGCTTTGCGGCTATCTAGGCCCTTGGCACGCCAATGACCAGAGCGCGCTTATTGCGCCGGCGCGTCAGGAACCACGAAAACCTGCCCCGGATAAATCAGATCGGGATCGCGGATCTGATCGCGATTGGCGTCGAAAATCCGCATGTAGCGGCGCCCATCGCCGTATTTCTGCTCTGACATATCCCATAGCGTGTTGCCCGGCTGGACAATCAGCGCGCGTGGGCCGCCCGCGTCGCGTGCCAGATCGGGTGTCACCCGCTCGAACGGAATTTCCGCGCGCGAGGTGACTTGCGCGGCGGCGTCCAGTTCATCCACCCGCAGCCGGTAAACACCGCGATCAATGCCTGCAAGCTGCGCCTGCCATGCGCCATCTGCATCCGCACGGGTGCGCAGGATCGGCTGGTTATCCAGATAGATCTGGATATCGGCCAGCCCGCGTCCGCTGCGCCCGCCCATCACGACCTCTCCCTCGCGGTCATAGACAACGGAATCGATCACGACATTGCCTTGATTGCCTTGCGCTTGCCCCGTCTGGGGCAGGCGCGGCGCTTCGCCCAGCACCTGCACGCCGCCATCGGCGCGCAACAACAACGCAAGCGGTGCCGCATCGGTGCCGGGTTCTTCTGTTCGGTCCAAGGTCTGTGGCAGTTCGGGTGTTGTGCCTTCGCGTGACGGTGTGTTGTTTGCGCTCTCGGCAGGCACGTCAGGTCGGGCGGGCGTTTCGGGCGCGTTGCCGAAAAGCGGGGTCGTGGCGACCTCGCGCGCCACCATCCCGGCGGGCGCATCGGTATTCACACCGGCCATCGCCGCCGCGCTGGGGGTCAGCATGATGGTATCGGCACTGCGCACGCGCCCGCCTTCGGGCAGGCGCACCTCCAACTCCAGCACGCGGGGTGTGCGGCTTGGCAGCACATCGAACATCATCACGAATTCGCCCGCGCCGGTGCTGACGGTATTGGCCACCTGCGCCTCGTCAATCAGCGCGGCGACCTGAGCGCGCGGCGGTGCCTTGCCCGCGAGAAGCACATTGCCAAGGTCGGTCACGCGCACGATATCGAATTGCGGCGCTGCGGCGCGCACGGCATCCATTGCTGCGATTTTGACATCGGAAGGAGTGTCAGACGATGGCGCTTCCGACACGGCCGGGGCGCTCAGGTCAATTTCCGGGCGCGGCAGTTGCGGGGCGTCTTGCGGCGGGAACACCACCACATACGCGACGCCGGCCGCACCGGCGACCGCAACAGAGCCGACCGCCCATTGCGCCAATACGTCCTTTGGGAAAAACTTCAACATCACGCACCCCCAACGGTGCCCTATGCAAGGGATACCGCCACTTGCACATAGCTACCAAGCCAGCTACCTGCTGGCAAAACATTTCGCTACAAGGTCTGCCCCGCATGTCAAGCCCGACCCCTTCAATTTGTGTCTTTTGTGGCGCGCGTGCCGGGATTGACCCGGCTTTTATCGCAGATGCACAGGCCATGGGCCGTGCAATTGCCGCCCATGGCTGGCGGCTGGTCTATGGCGCGGGCGATGTGGGGCTGATGGGCGAAGTCGCGCGTGCCTGCATTGGGGCGGGTGGTGGCAGCTTCGGGGTGATCCCGACACACCTGATGCATGGCGAAGTGGCCAAGCGCGATCTGGGCACGCTGGTCGTGACCGAAACCATGCATGAGCGCAAGAAGGTCATGTTCAGCAATTCCGACGCGGTGGTGGTGCTGCCCGGCGGTGCGGGCTCGTTGGACGAGTTTTTCGAGGTGCTGACATGGCGGCAGCTTGGGCTACACGCGCGGCCCATTTTTGTGTTGAACACTGGCGGCTATTGGACGCCCTTGGCCGCACTGGTCGATCACATCATCGACCAAGGCTTTGCAGAGCCGTCCTTGCGCGGCTTCTTCACGCTTTGCGATAGCGTGGAACAGGTTGTGGCCGGGTTGGACGCGGCATTGGGCCACTAGGCCAGCCGCGCCAACAGCGCCCACCTGCCCTATTCCGCCGCCACCCTTTTCGGCTTTAGCAAGGGGCCAAGGTAGCGCCCGGTATGGCTGGCTTCGACCTTGGCCACATCTTCGGGCGTGCCGGTCGCCACCACCTGCCCACCACCATCGCCGCCCTCGGGGCCAATATCGATGATCCAGTCGGCGGTTTTCACCACGTCCAGATTGTGTTCGATCACCACCACCGTGTTGCCCTGATCGACCAGTTCATGCAGCACTTCCAGCAGTTTGCGCACATCCTCGAAATGCAGACCGGTGGTCGGTTCATCCAGAATATACAGCGTGCGCCCGGTGGACCGCCGCGCCAGTTCTTTCGACAGTTTCACGCGCTGCGCTTCGCCCCCTGACAGCGTGGTCGCCTGCTGGCCCACCTTGATATAGCCCAGCCCCACGCGCATCAGCGCATCCATCTTCTCGCGGATGCTTGGCACCGCTTCAAAGAAGCCCTGCGCCTCTTCCACCGTCATATCCAGCACATCGGCGATGGATTTGCCCTTGAACAGCACTTCCAGCGTTTCGCGGTTATAGCGCTTGCCCTTACAGGTTTCGCATTCGACATAGACGTCGGGCAGGAAGTTCATCTCGATCTTCAACACCCCGTCGCCCTGACAGGCCTCGCAGCGCCCGCCCTTCACGTTGAAGCTGAAGCGCCCCGGCTTGTAGCCGCGCGCCCGCGACTCTGGCAGGCCCGCGAACCAGTCGCGGATCGGCCCGAACGCGCCCGTATAGGTCGCAGGGTTTGACCGGGGCGTGCGCCCGATGGGGCGCTGGTCAATGTCGATAACCTTGTCCAACTGCTCCAACCCCTTGATCGTCTCGCAAGGCGCGGGCGTCTGGCGCGCACCGTTCAGCCGCATAGATGCGGTTTTGAACAATGTTTCGATTGTCAGGGTCGATTTGCCGCCCCCCGACACACCGGTAACACAAACGAATTTGCCCAGCGGGAAATCCACGCTGATATCGCGCAGGTTGTTGCCGCTGGCCTTGACGACCTTCAGCTTCTTGCCATTGCCCTTGCGGCGGGTTTTCGGCACGGCGACCTCTCGCGTGCCGGTCAGGTATTGGCCCGTTACGCTTGCCGGGTCGGCCATGATCTGCGCGGGCGTGCCTTGCGCCACGATCTGGCCACCATGCACACCCGCGCCGGGGCCGATATCCAGCACGAAATCGGCGGTGCGGATGGCTTCTTCATCATGTTCCACCACGATCACGGTGTTACCCTGGTCGCGCAGGTTGCGCAGCGTCACCAACAGCCGGTCATTGTCGCGCTGATGCAACCCGATGCTGGGTTCGTCCAGCACATACAGAACGCCAGTCAACCCGCTGCCGATCTGGCTGGCCAAGCGAATGCGCTGGCTTTCGCCGCCGGACAGTGTGCCCGCATGTCGCCCCAAGGTCAGATAATCCAAACCTACATTGACCAGAAACCCCAAACGTTCGCGGATCTCTTTCAGAATGGCGCGGGCGATTTCGTTCTTTTGCTTGGTCAGCGCATCCGGCACGGTCTGAACCCAGTCCAGCGCATCGCGGATCGACATCTCCGTGACCTGCCCAATGTGCAGACCGCCGATTTTGACCGCCAGCGCCTCTGGCCGCAGCCGGTGCCCGCCGCAGGCCCCGCAGGCGCGGTTGTTCTGGTATTGCTCGAAATCCTCGCGCACCCATGCGCTGTCGGTTTCGCGGTAGCGGCGTTCCATATTGGGTATCACGCCCTCGAACGCGCGGGTCACGTTATAGACGCGGCCCCCTTCGTCATATCGGAAGGGCAACTCCTCTCCGTTCGACCCGTAAAGCAAGACCTGCTTCACATGCGCGGGCAAGTCTTTCCACGGGGCTTTCGCGTCGAATTCGTAATGCGCGGCCAGCGATTGAATGGTTTGCAGGAAATAGGGTGACTTGCCTTTGCGCCATGGCGCAATCGCCCCGTCATACAGCTTCAACGCGTGATCGGGCACGACAAGGCGTTCGTCAAAGAACAGCTCCACCCCCAGCCCGTCGCACTCGGTGCAGGCCCCAGTCGGCGCGTTGAAGGAAAACAGGCGCGGCTCGATCTCGGAAATGGTGAAGCCGCTGACCGGGCAGGCAAATTTCTCGCTGAATGTCAGGCGTTCGCCGTCCTCTTTCGCTTCCTCCAACACGGCAATACCATCGGCCAGATCCAGCGCGGTGCGCAACGAATCCGCCAGCCGGGTTTCAATGCCTGCGCGCACGACAATGCGGTCCACCACCACGTCAATGTCATGGCGGAACTTCTTGTCCAAGCTGGGCGGTTCATCCAACTCATAAAACTGCCCGTCCACCTTGACGCGCTGAAACCCTTGCTTGCGCAGTTCCAGAAATTCCTTGCGGTATTCGCCCTTGCGGTCACGCACGATGGGGGCCAGCAGATAGGCGCGGGTGCCCTCTTCCAGGCCCATCACCCGGTCGACCATGTCCTGAACCTGTTGCGCTTCAATGGGTTGTCCGGTCGAGGGGCTATAGGGCGTGCCCGCGCGCGCAAATAACAGGCGCATATAGTCGTAAATTTCCGTCACCGTTCCGACGGTAGACCGCGGGTTCTTGCTGGTGGTCTTTTGTTCAATCGAAATCGCAGGCGACAGGCCGGAAATATGGTCCATGTCGGGCTTTTGCATCATGTCAAGGAACTGGCGCGCATAGGCGCTCAGGCTTTCGACATAGCGGCGCTGGCCTTCGGCATAGATCGTGTCGAACGCCAGCGACGACTTGCCAGACCCTGACAGCCCGGTGATAACCACAAGCTGATCGCGCGGCAGGTCCACGTCGATATTCTTCAGGTTATGCTCGCGCGCGCCGCGCACTTCGATGAATTTCTGCTCGGCCATAGCCATACCTCTTGCGCTTTGGGCGCAAGATAGCGGGACGCGGGTGAGTCTCCAATCGAATAATGTGAACAAACTGGAAACATGGTGGTGTTGAACAATAATAATCCAGCATTTTCGGCGGCATTTGGCTTAAATATTCACAAAAGTGAATTTATTACTTGCAATCCTGCCCATGTCGCATGATTTATGGCCAAACTGGCTTGAAGGTTTGCACAGATGTTCGGATTTCTTTCAAAATCCCGCCCCGCGCGGATTAACCCGTCAGAGGCAATTGCCCGCGTCAAGGACGGCACGCTCTCGCTGATCGATGTGCGCGAAGCGGGTGAATTGCGCCAAAGCGGCAAGGCCAAGGGCGCTTTGCATATTCCGCTGGGCCAGATCGGCGCGCAGACCGACCCCAAAAGCGGCCATTTCAACCGCAAGCTGGACACGGACAAAGCGGTGGCGCTTTACTGTGCATCTGGCGCGCGGTCGGGGCGTGCGGCGGATGTGATGCGCACCAATGGCTTTGCCGAGGTGTATAACCTTGGCACATTGCACGATTGGCAACGCGCGGGCGGTGCGGTGGTGCGCTGACCGCCAGCCACAGGCACCAATCACAAAGCCCGCGACAGCGTCGCGGGCTTTGGACATGGCGTGCGGCCGCAAGGCCGCTCCGTTTGGTCAGAGCTTAGAAATGGATCGCGCGCCCGTAAGCATCCAGCACCGATTCATGCATCATCTCAGACAGCGTCGGGTGCGGAAAGACGGTTGCCATCAGGTCTTCTTCGGTGGTTTCCAACTGGCGGCCGACCACGTAGCCTTGGATCAACTCGGTCACTTCCGCGCCGACCATATGCGCGCCCAGCAGCTCACCCGTTTTGGCGTCGAACACGGTCTTTATCAGGCCTTCGGGCTCACCCAGCGCAATCGCCTTGCCATTGCCCATGAAGGGGAAGCGGCCAACCTTGATATCCAGCCCCTTTTCCTTCGCCTGCGCTTCGGTCAGGCCAACGCTGGCGATCTGCGGGTGGCAATAGGTGCAACCGGCAATGCTGTCGGGGTCCACCGCGTGCGGATGGCCGCCTGCGATCAGCTCTGCCACCATAACGCCTTCGTGGCTGGCCTTATGCGCCAACCATGGGCCGTTGGTTGCATCGCCAATCACATACAGCCCCTCGACCCCGGTGCGGCAATAGGCATCTGTCACGACGAAAGAACGGTCGATCTTCGCGCCCAGTTCTTCCAGCCCAAGGTTTTCGGTATTGGCCACGATGCCCACAGCAGAAATCACTGTGTCGAATTCGTGCTGCTCCACCTTGCCGCCGCGCTCTATGTGCGCGGTCACCTTGGGGGCCTTGCGGTCCAGCTTTTTGACCATGGCTTTTTCCATGATCGTCATGCCTTGCTTG
This genomic window from Roseibaca calidilacus contains:
- a CDS encoding YcbK family protein yields the protein MAPIIGTTTTRRALLGAFAATVVAAAPQFPGVTAYARGAGDIRKLNFYSGRTGEKINIIYCIDGEYIPESLAEINHFFRDWRNNKVHTIDARTVDILAAAHNLLRVDEPYMLLSGYRSPETNAMLRARSSGVARNSLHLKGQAADVRLQSRSVSEIARAAVACKAGGVGRYSGSNFVHMDCGVVRTWGR
- a CDS encoding ABC transporter ATP-binding protein, whose product is MLDFVNVSKSFWTGTQRKVILEQASFSIRRGMNLGILAKNGSGKTTVINMMAGLERPDDGAIHRNCSVSFPLGFMGGLVTKHSGTENVRYIAAIYGLDADYVEAFCRWLCDIGEYFDMPIGTYSSGMRARLSLALMLAMNFDLYLIDEGMPTTTDVAFNKRAGAVMRERFERSTLVIVSHQQEILQKFCNTAAVLLDGKLYFFDTLEEAKELYDYAG
- a CDS encoding NAD(P)/FAD-dependent oxidoreductase, which codes for MSAFDVIILGAGAAGMFCAIEAGRRGRRVVLLDHAKAPGEKIRISGGGRCNFTNLHIAPERFLSDNPRFALSALKRYTQWDFIDRVSQAGIAWHEKTLGQLFCDGSAREIIAMLRSDMEAAGVTLVLGAEIGAVTQAKGFQVASSAGMFTAPRLVVATGGKSIPKMGATGFGYALARQFGLGLVETRPGLVPLTFSGEMLEETRALAGLSVPAVVRHDKTAFEEGLLFTHRGLSGPSILQISSYWREGDEISVDLAPGGALAAALSEQKAQAGRVEVQTALARHLPERLARAVVARAGVSGRLADQTGRALDRLATEAQDWRIRPVGSEGYRTAEVTLGGVDTRDLDARSMEARKVPGLHFIGEVVDVTGWLGGYNFQWAWSSGWAAGQAV
- a CDS encoding ABCB family ABC transporter ATP-binding protein/permease — encoded protein: MTSPDTSLDAQGTIPTPSASEAARERASGWRTIRRVLPYLWPEGQDWVKYRVVAALAMLVLAKLVAVSTPFFYKAAVDALGGDGTGWLLAVGAIGLTVAYGVARLMEIGFQELRNVLFTRVGQRALRQLALETFGHIHRLSLRYHISRKTGGLSRIIERGVKGVDFLLRFMLFSIFPLILQLLMIMAIFIWQFDWRYLLAVAVTIALYVWFTFKVTEWRVKQRREMNDQDTDANQKAIDSLLNFETVKYFNAEAMEARRYDAAMQKYEVAAVQTNYSLAFLNFGQALLITSGLVVVMVLAAIGVQSGDLTVGDFVMVNAFMIQITLPLNFLGTVYREIRQALVDMGDMFDLLDQPTDVRDKPGAQPLKVQGAEVVLDNVRFGYDPARPILHGVSLRVPPGQSVAIVGPSGSGKSTIGRLLFRFYDVTGGALRIDGQDLRDVTQDSLHAAIGVVPQDTVLFNDTIAYNIAYGREGASRADVEAAAKAARIHDFILSLPEGYDTQVGERGLKLSGGEKQRVGIARTLLKDPAILLLDEATSALDTQTEQDIQDSLRRAGQGRTVLMIAHRLSTVVEADRIVVLEAGQIVEEGTHEALLAKGGRYAAMWARQRADADNA
- a CDS encoding LysM peptidoglycan-binding domain-containing protein — translated: MLKFFPKDVLAQWAVGSVAVAGAAGVAYVVVFPPQDAPQLPRPEIDLSAPAVSEAPSSDTPSDVKIAAMDAVRAAAPQFDIVRVTDLGNVLLAGKAPPRAQVAALIDEAQVANTVSTGAGEFVMMFDVLPSRTPRVLELEVRLPEGGRVRSADTIMLTPSAAAMAGVNTDAPAGMVAREVATTPLFGNAPETPARPDVPAESANNTPSREGTTPELPQTLDRTEEPGTDAAPLALLLRADGGVQVLGEAPRLPQTGQAQGNQGNVVIDSVVYDREGEVVMGGRSGRGLADIQIYLDNQPILRTRADADGAWQAQLAGIDRGVYRLRVDELDAAAQVTSRAEIPFERVTPDLARDAGGPRALIVQPGNTLWDMSEQKYGDGRRYMRIFDANRDQIRDPDLIYPGQVFVVPDAPAQ
- a CDS encoding TIGR00730 family Rossman fold protein, which produces MSSPTPSICVFCGARAGIDPAFIADAQAMGRAIAAHGWRLVYGAGDVGLMGEVARACIGAGGGSFGVIPTHLMHGEVAKRDLGTLVVTETMHERKKVMFSNSDAVVVLPGGAGSLDEFFEVLTWRQLGLHARPIFVLNTGGYWTPLAALVDHIIDQGFAEPSLRGFFTLCDSVEQVVAGLDAALGH